The Dendropsophus ebraccatus isolate aDenEbr1 chromosome 3, aDenEbr1.pat, whole genome shotgun sequence genome includes a region encoding these proteins:
- the LOC138786396 gene encoding zinc finger protein OZF-like has translation MDKDRNAINKRILNFTWEIIYLLTGEDYTVVKKTWDECVAPQESGGWSRAWGPITEPPSLIHEQKILELTHRITELLTGEVPIRCQDVAVYFSMEEWEYVEGHRDLYWDALMEDQRPLPSQDGSSKRTAAEICPRLLDPQDCQEGNDSVPADHQHVNLCEDWNNINGRVIIVKEESYMRSDDLRCGHSDDCTRSTEGHLVSSDFKDEEEDNIAQSTYKEHIIIPEVPPIFHSKALSSDPIIQVLPSGSSQSVKQNKSHKMVSERQRAHSEEKPYSCPVCDKCFNQEPDLIKHQRSHTKEKRYSCSKCGKCFTKKSNLDKHERSYTGEKPFSCLECGKCFNAKSHLFQHQRCHTGEKPFSCSECGKCFTQKSDLVRHQRIHTGEKPFSCSECGKHYGIKSNLVEHQRTHTGEKPFSCIECGKCFSQKSGLVKHQSVHSGEKPFSCSECGRCFNYKSALIRHLRIHTGEKPYSCLECGKCFTQKSGLVEHLRSHTGEKPFSCAECGKCFTTQSNLVKHQRAHSRENPF, from the exons gattacacagtagtgaagaagacatgggaTGAATGTGTGGccccccaggagtcaggagggtGGAGCAGGGCCtggggccccatcacggagcccccatcactgatacatgagcagaagatcctagaactcacccacaggatcactgagctgctgactggagag gttcctataaggtgtcaggatgtggcggtctatttctccatggaggagtgggagtatgtagaaggacacagggATCTGTACTGGGATGCTCTAATGGAGGATCAGCGGCCGCTCCCATCACAAG atggatccagtaagagaacagcagcAGAGATCTGCCCCCGTCTTCTGGATCCCCAGGACTGTCAGGAGGGAAATGACAGTGTTCCAGCGGatcatcag CATGTAAATCTGTGTGAAGATTGGAACAATATTAATGGCCGTGTCATAATAGTAAAAGAAGAGAGCTATATGAGGAGTGATGACCTTAGATGTGGCCACTCAG ATGACTGTACCAGGAGCACAGAGGGACATCTGGTATCTTCAGATTTtaaagatgaggaggaggataacaTTGCACAAAGTACATACAAAGAACACATCATCATCCCAGAAGTACCCCCAATATTTCACAGCAAAGCTCTATCATCTGACCCTATTATCCAGGTCCTACCATCTGGTTCATCACAGAGTGTGAAGCAGAATAAAAGTCACAAAATGGTTTCTGAACGCCAAAGAGCTCACTCagaggagaagccatattcatgtccaGTATGTGACAAATGTTTTAACCAGGAACCTGATTTAATTAAACATCAGAGAAGTCACACAAAGGAGAAGAGGTATTCGTGTtcaaaatgtgggaaatgttttacaaaaaaatctaatcttgataaacatgagagaagctacacgggagagaagccattttcatgtttagaatgtgggaaatgttttaatgcgAAATCACATCTTTTTCAACATCAAAgatgtcacacaggagagaagccattttcatgttcagaatgtgggaaatgttttacacagaAGTCAGATCTTGTtagacatcaaagaattcacacaggagagaagcccttttcttgctcagaatgtgggaagcaCTATGGCATTAAATCAAATCTTGTCGAACATCAAAGAacgcacacaggggagaagccgttttcatgtatagaatgtgggaaatgttttagccagaaatctggtcttgttaaacatcagagtGTTCActcaggggaaaagccattttcatgctcagaatgcgGAAGATGTTTTAATTATAAATCAGCTCTTATTAGACAtttgagaattcacacaggggagaagccatattcatgccttgaatgtgggaaatgtttcacccAGAAATCTGGTCTTGTGGAACATTTAAGAagtcatacgggagagaagccattttcatgtgcagaatgtgggaaatgttttacaactcaatcaaatcttgttaaacatcagagagCTCACTCCCGAGAGAATCCATTTTAA